One segment of Massilia sp. Se16.2.3 DNA contains the following:
- a CDS encoding DUF5985 family protein: MTDLFTGAICMGSLVIALFFLRFWRNSGDRFFLYFALSFFIEGMHRLYSAVHDAGGEDSPLHYLIRLLAYGLILWAIFEKNLPREKNGR, encoded by the coding sequence ATGACCGACCTGTTCACCGGCGCGATTTGCATGGGCTCGCTCGTCATCGCCCTGTTTTTCCTGCGCTTCTGGCGCAATTCCGGCGACCGCTTCTTCCTGTACTTCGCCCTGTCCTTCTTCATCGAAGGCATGCACCGGCTGTACTCGGCCGTGCACGATGCCGGTGGCGAGGATTCGCCCCTGCACTACCTGATCCGCCTGCTCGCCTATGGCTTGATCCTGTGGGCCATTTTCGAGAAGAACCTGCCGCGCGAGAAGAACGGGCGGTAG
- a CDS encoding DNA/RNA non-specific endonuclease, with protein MFQKLLAGLAFAGTLLAPALALASGCPDHYADGRAPEIRNPKLAAATRELCYGVFSVMHSGVTRTPLWSAENLRAENVASAQGLKRDNAFHPEPRLPRSQRAELDDYARSGFDRGHMTPNGDMPDRQTQRESFTLANMVPQDGDHNRHIWAPIEGAVRKMAKKEGQLYVITGPAFLGTNLRKVGKVLVPTHLYKVVYSPRQRAAAAWFTENRANADIQVIPVAELERIVGIEFLPSLTRAQKERMLNLPRIRQKKSFRFS; from the coding sequence ATGTTCCAGAAACTACTTGCCGGGCTTGCCTTCGCCGGTACGCTGCTGGCACCCGCACTGGCCCTGGCCAGCGGCTGCCCCGACCACTATGCCGACGGCCGCGCGCCGGAAATCCGCAACCCGAAACTGGCCGCGGCCACGCGCGAGCTGTGCTACGGCGTATTCAGCGTGATGCATTCGGGCGTGACGCGTACGCCCTTGTGGTCGGCCGAAAATCTGCGCGCCGAAAACGTCGCCTCGGCCCAGGGCCTCAAGCGCGACAACGCCTTCCATCCGGAACCGCGCTTGCCGCGTTCGCAACGCGCCGAGCTCGACGATTACGCGCGCAGCGGCTTCGACCGCGGCCACATGACCCCGAACGGCGACATGCCCGACCGCCAGACCCAGCGCGAAAGCTTCACGCTGGCCAACATGGTGCCCCAGGACGGCGACCATAACCGCCACATCTGGGCGCCGATCGAGGGCGCGGTGCGCAAGATGGCCAAGAAGGAAGGACAGCTGTACGTCATCACCGGGCCGGCCTTCCTCGGCACGAACCTGCGCAAGGTCGGCAAGGTGCTGGTGCCGACCCATCTGTACAAGGTCGTGTACAGCCCGCGCCAGAGGGCGGCGGCCGCCTGGTTTACCGAGAACCGCGCCAACGCCGACATCCAGGTGATTCCGGTGGCCGAGCTCGAACGCATCGTCGGCATCGAGTTCCTGCCTTCGCTGACGCGTGCGCAGAAGGAGCGCATGCTGAACCTGCCGAGGATCCGCCAGAAGAAGTCCTTCCGTTTTTCCTGA
- a CDS encoding DUF5985 family protein, protein MAQTIYILCILTSLACAWLLFASYRRTGYRLLFWSGSCFAVMTLNNLFLLLDKIVFPNVDFLPARLVSALVAISLLLYGLIYEKE, encoded by the coding sequence GTGGCGCAAACCATCTATATTCTTTGCATCCTTACCTCGCTGGCCTGCGCCTGGCTGCTTTTTGCCAGTTACCGCCGCACCGGGTACCGCCTGCTGTTCTGGAGCGGCTCGTGCTTTGCCGTGATGACCTTGAATAATTTGTTCCTGCTGCTCGACAAGATCGTTTTCCCGAACGTCGACTTCCTGCCCGCGCGGCTGGTGAGTGCGCTGGTGGCAATCTCGCTGCTGCTGTATGGCCTGATCTACGAAAAGGAATGA
- a CDS encoding YsnF/AvaK domain-containing protein, whose protein sequence is MADNMTGRPLEPTAPDPLRIPVAAEELAIGTRTVDTGRGVRIHKTVVEQPVTIDEALGHDEVEVRHVAVDRIVAPDEVPTTRQEGDTLVVPILEEVLVVERRVRIKEELHITRTRREERHQQEVVLKAEQVNVERFDDSGPPPTK, encoded by the coding sequence ATGGCAGATAACATGACAGGCAGGCCCCTGGAACCCACAGCACCGGACCCCTTGCGGATCCCCGTCGCCGCGGAGGAGCTTGCCATCGGCACCCGTACGGTGGACACGGGGCGCGGCGTGCGGATCCACAAAACCGTGGTCGAACAGCCGGTCACCATCGACGAAGCCCTCGGGCACGACGAGGTGGAAGTCCGGCATGTCGCGGTCGATCGGATCGTCGCGCCCGACGAGGTACCCACCACCCGCCAGGAGGGGGACACGCTGGTCGTGCCGATCCTCGAGGAAGTGCTGGTGGTGGAGCGCCGCGTGCGCATCAAGGAAGAGCTCCACATCACCCGGACACGCCGCGAGGAACGGCACCAGCAGGAAGTCGTCCTCAAGGCAGAGCAGGTCAATGTCGAACGTTTCGACGATTCCGGGCCCCCGCCAACGAAGTAA
- a CDS encoding pitrilysin family protein, producing the protein MSKLIPTALLALSAPILALPATAAPRQAASAASASSSDVLPFKATEKTLANGLKVIVVPTGFPNLVSVTIPVQTGSRNEVEPGKSGFAHFFEHMMFRGTKAYPPEKYQEIITKSGARQNAYTSDDLTNYYTTFAKEDLETVLKVEADRFQHLDYPVEAFKTESRAVLGEYNKNSANPMQKLFEVQRDAAFTTHTYKHTTMGFLKDIEDMPNQYEYSKVFFDRWYRPERTTVIVAGDVDPKRAIALVEKYWAGWQKGSYKAPVPLEPAARGAQYRHVPWPTPTLPLVTVGFRAPAFSDRQKDQAALSMALSLAFGHTSPLYKRLVQDEQKVDQLFNYAPTRVDPNLATIGARVKNPADALYVRDAILQAVARLRDTPVSKQQLADAKSANKYGLIRSLDNTEQIASTLASYVHFERSYGTLNRYYRLVDSLTPADLQAAARKYLVDDSMIVTTLANGALPSGIETLPKVASLAPQAASANIDMLVQKSALPLVRFKLLFAAGSAHDPKGKEGLAALTASMVSEGGSRERKLDEIDKVLFPLAGGFSDQVDKEMTTFTGSIHKDKWDEFLDIALPMLLEPGFREEDFRRVKDGQKNALLLDLKDNNEEEFAKERLQANVFVGTGYAHPVLGTVKGIESITLDDVKAFYRQAYTTGALKVGISGDVSDAMTASLKAALARLPTGPGLAATGVPQARKPNGLEVEIIEKNTRATAISFGLPIEVTRSHPDFPALWLAKTWLGEHRASSARLYQRIRELRGLNYGDYAYIEAFPRGMNGFFPSPNLGRKAQLFEVWIRPVAPQNAHFALRLALSELGKMVDGGISEQDFETTRGYLMKNVFVMTATQDQRLGYALDSQWYGTPEFTKMMRDGLSKLTAADVNAAIRKHLSARKLSVVMITRDAAALREALVTDAFSPIKYDAAKPQAVLDEDAMIGNMKLGIKAENIRITPAAQAFAE; encoded by the coding sequence GTGTCCAAACTCATCCCGACGGCGCTCCTCGCGCTGTCCGCGCCGATCCTGGCCCTCCCGGCGACCGCCGCCCCGCGCCAGGCTGCGTCCGCCGCGTCCGCTTCCAGCAGCGACGTGTTGCCATTCAAGGCGACCGAGAAAACCCTGGCAAACGGACTGAAGGTCATCGTCGTTCCGACCGGCTTTCCCAATCTGGTGTCGGTGACGATTCCGGTGCAGACCGGTTCGCGCAACGAAGTCGAGCCCGGCAAGTCGGGCTTTGCCCACTTCTTCGAGCACATGATGTTCCGCGGGACGAAAGCCTACCCGCCCGAGAAATACCAGGAAATCATCACGAAGTCGGGCGCGCGACAGAACGCCTACACCAGCGACGACCTCACCAATTACTACACCACCTTCGCCAAGGAAGACCTGGAGACGGTGCTCAAGGTCGAGGCCGACCGCTTCCAGCACCTGGACTATCCGGTCGAGGCCTTCAAGACCGAGTCGCGCGCCGTCCTCGGCGAGTACAACAAGAACAGCGCGAACCCGATGCAGAAGCTGTTCGAGGTCCAGCGCGACGCGGCGTTTACGACCCACACCTACAAGCACACGACGATGGGCTTCCTGAAGGACATCGAGGACATGCCCAACCAGTACGAGTACTCGAAGGTGTTCTTCGACCGCTGGTACCGGCCGGAGCGCACCACGGTCATCGTGGCCGGCGACGTCGACCCGAAACGCGCCATCGCGCTGGTCGAAAAGTACTGGGCCGGCTGGCAAAAGGGCAGTTACAAGGCGCCGGTGCCGCTTGAACCTGCCGCGCGCGGCGCCCAGTACCGCCACGTGCCATGGCCGACGCCGACCCTGCCGCTGGTGACAGTGGGCTTCCGTGCCCCCGCCTTCTCCGACAGGCAGAAGGACCAGGCGGCGCTGTCGATGGCGCTGTCGCTGGCCTTCGGCCATACTTCGCCCCTGTACAAGCGCCTGGTGCAGGACGAACAGAAAGTCGACCAGCTGTTCAACTACGCGCCGACCCGGGTCGATCCGAACCTGGCGACCATCGGTGCGCGTGTGAAGAACCCGGCGGACGCGCTCTACGTGCGCGATGCCATCCTGCAGGCGGTCGCCAGGCTGCGCGACACGCCGGTCTCGAAACAGCAACTGGCTGACGCCAAGTCGGCCAACAAGTATGGCCTGATCCGCTCGCTCGACAACACCGAACAGATCGCCTCGACCCTGGCCTCCTACGTCCATTTCGAGCGTTCCTACGGCACCCTGAACCGCTACTACCGCCTGGTCGACAGCCTGACCCCAGCCGACCTGCAGGCGGCCGCGCGCAAGTACCTGGTCGACGACAGCATGATCGTCACGACGCTGGCAAATGGCGCGCTCCCTAGCGGGATCGAGACCCTGCCGAAGGTCGCCAGCCTGGCGCCGCAGGCAGCCAGCGCGAACATCGACATGCTGGTGCAGAAGTCGGCGCTGCCGCTGGTGCGCTTCAAGCTGCTCTTTGCCGCTGGTTCCGCGCACGACCCGAAAGGCAAGGAAGGCCTGGCCGCGCTGACGGCGTCGATGGTTTCCGAAGGAGGCTCGCGCGAGCGCAAGCTCGACGAGATCGACAAGGTCCTGTTCCCGCTTGCGGGCGGCTTCAGCGACCAGGTCGACAAGGAAATGACGACCTTCACCGGCTCGATCCACAAGGACAAATGGGATGAATTCCTGGACATCGCGCTGCCAATGCTGCTCGAGCCGGGCTTTCGGGAAGAGGACTTCCGCCGCGTGAAAGACGGGCAGAAGAACGCCCTGCTGCTCGACCTCAAGGACAACAACGAGGAAGAGTTCGCCAAGGAGCGCCTGCAGGCGAATGTGTTCGTCGGTACCGGCTATGCGCATCCCGTCCTCGGCACCGTCAAGGGCATCGAATCGATCACGCTCGACGACGTCAAGGCCTTCTACCGCCAGGCCTACACCACGGGCGCGCTCAAGGTCGGTATCTCGGGCGACGTCAGCGACGCGATGACCGCTTCCTTGAAAGCGGCGCTCGCGCGCCTGCCGACCGGGCCGGGCCTGGCGGCGACGGGCGTGCCGCAAGCGCGCAAGCCGAACGGACTGGAAGTGGAAATCATCGAGAAGAACACGCGTGCGACCGCGATCTCGTTCGGCCTGCCGATCGAGGTGACCCGTTCCCATCCCGACTTCCCGGCCCTGTGGCTGGCCAAGACCTGGCTGGGCGAGCACCGTGCGTCGAGTGCGCGCCTGTACCAGCGCATCCGCGAACTGCGCGGCCTGAACTACGGCGACTATGCTTACATCGAGGCCTTCCCGCGCGGGATGAACGGCTTCTTCCCGAGCCCGAACCTGGGCCGCAAGGCGCAGCTGTTCGAAGTCTGGATCCGTCCGGTGGCACCGCAGAACGCCCATTTCGCCCTGCGTCTCGCGCTGTCTGAACTGGGCAAGATGGTCGACGGCGGCATCAGCGAGCAGGACTTCGAGACGACCCGCGGCTACCTGATGAAGAACGTCTTCGTGATGACCGCGACCCAGGACCAGCGCCTCGGCTACGCCCTCGATTCGCAGTGGTACGGCACGCCGGAATTCACGAAAATGATGCGCGACGGGCTGTCGAAGCTGACCGCGGCCGATGTCAATGCCGCGATCAGGAAGCACCTGTCGGCGCGCAAGCTGTCGGTCGTGATGATCACCAGGGATGCGGCGGCTTTGCGGGAAGCGCTGGTAACGGATGCCTTCTCGCCGATCAAGTACGACGCGGCCAAGCCGCAGGCCGTACTCGACGAGGACGCTATGATCGGCAACATGAAGCTGGGTATCAAGGCGGAGAACATCAGGATCACGCCGGCGGCGCAAGCCTTCGCCGAGTGA
- a CDS encoding YsnF/AvaK domain-containing protein produces MQHTLIAVFDNHNDATNAQNELLSSGFSSADVRLSHGNESTNAPSLTGSGTDSSLGSSTDAAGTEPGIGASIKNFFSDIFGTDNSEHSTKYSTAVERGNHVLTVNTDSEPEVERAADIVERYGPIDIDEQSEKWASGAGMGTGMSSGAMMGGAGSSMGGQSMSLQSDTDRLPLNQQSLNDPNPMGTTYQEPLGSRDELSVGSYGSGSGNLQQNTTGTSAGMGGRTEAASSLSSSSLTGSSLEGSASSSGSLQGSSTLGSQQRDTATMRDTAAIPVVEEQLKVGKREVQRGGVRIYSRIVETPVNESIGLREEHVNVERRPVNEPISGLDATAFKEQSIEMRETAEEAVVQKSARVVEEVTINKEVTQREQQIHDTVRHTEVEVEQLGGAQSSMMGDDEYYRNHFTSTYGSTGGKYDDYAPAYSYGTQMRQSELYRNRPWDDVEPELRSSWESRNAGSTGSTGGVGGTWDSMKAAVRHGWDKMTK; encoded by the coding sequence ATGCAACATACTCTGATAGCTGTCTTCGATAACCACAACGACGCCACCAACGCCCAGAACGAATTGCTGTCCTCGGGCTTCTCGAGCGCCGATGTGCGCCTCTCGCATGGGAACGAGAGCACGAATGCACCTTCGCTCACCGGTTCGGGCACCGATTCCAGCCTGGGGTCCTCGACCGACGCCGCCGGCACCGAGCCGGGCATCGGCGCCAGCATCAAGAACTTCTTCAGCGATATCTTCGGTACCGATAACAGCGAACACAGCACCAAGTACTCGACCGCCGTCGAGCGCGGCAACCACGTGCTGACCGTGAACACCGACAGCGAGCCGGAAGTCGAGCGCGCCGCCGACATCGTCGAGCGCTACGGCCCGATCGACATCGACGAGCAGTCGGAAAAATGGGCAAGCGGCGCAGGCATGGGCACCGGCATGAGTTCGGGCGCCATGATGGGCGGCGCAGGCTCGAGCATGGGTGGCCAGTCGATGTCGCTGCAGTCCGACACCGACCGCCTGCCGCTGAACCAGCAGTCGCTCAACGATCCGAATCCGATGGGCACCACCTACCAGGAGCCGCTCGGATCGCGCGACGAACTGAGCGTGGGCAGCTACGGCTCGGGCAGCGGCAACCTGCAGCAGAACACCACGGGCACCTCGGCCGGCATGGGCGGACGTACCGAGGCCGCATCGTCGCTGTCGAGCTCTTCGCTGACCGGTTCCTCGCTGGAAGGCTCGGCATCCTCGTCCGGCAGCCTGCAGGGCTCGTCGACCCTCGGTTCGCAGCAGCGCGACACCGCCACGATGCGCGATACCGCCGCCATTCCGGTAGTGGAAGAGCAGCTGAAAGTGGGCAAGCGTGAAGTCCAGCGCGGCGGCGTGCGCATCTACTCGCGCATCGTCGAAACCCCGGTCAACGAAAGCATCGGCCTGCGCGAAGAGCACGTGAACGTCGAGCGCCGTCCGGTCAACGAACCGATCAGCGGCCTGGATGCCACCGCCTTCAAGGAGCAGTCGATCGAGATGCGCGAAACGGCCGAGGAAGCCGTCGTGCAGAAATCGGCGCGCGTGGTCGAGGAAGTGACGATCAACAAGGAAGTCACCCAGCGCGAACAGCAGATCCACGACACGGTGCGCCACACCGAAGTGGAAGTCGAGCAGCTCGGCGGCGCGCAGTCGAGCATGATGGGCGACGACGAGTACTACCGCAACCACTTCACCAGCACCTACGGCAGCACCGGCGGCAAGTACGACGACTACGCCCCGGCCTACAGCTATGGCACGCAGATGCGCCAGAGCGAACTGTACCGTAACCGCCCCTGGGACGACGTCGAGCCCGAACTGCGCAGCAGCTGGGAATCGCGCAATGCCGGCAGCACTGGCAGCACCGGCGGCGTCGGCGGTACCTGGGACAGCATGAAGGCCGCCGTGCGTCACGGCTGGGACAAGATGACCAAGTAA